A genome region from Sporosarcina sp. ANT_H38 includes the following:
- a CDS encoding HAD-IIIA family hydrolase, translating to MKAVFLDRDGTIGGTGGGIHPFEFTMYDFAPKAIRTLNEVGIKVFLFTNQTRVGRGYFTEEELKEGFKRMEEELALHSAFLDGIYYCPHKPDDGCECQKPNIGLLLNAEDDHNLLLKDCYVVGDTGGSDMLAGHKAGTKNVLVKTGWGEGSLSSFRHQWEEVEPDFIADDILDAVNWILQDIGQ from the coding sequence ATGAAAGCTGTGTTTTTAGATCGAGATGGGACAATTGGCGGTACAGGTGGAGGTATACATCCATTTGAGTTTACAATGTATGATTTTGCCCCCAAAGCCATAAGAACCTTGAACGAAGTAGGAATAAAAGTATTTCTATTTACAAACCAAACAAGAGTAGGCAGAGGCTATTTTACTGAAGAGGAATTAAAAGAAGGATTCAAGAGAATGGAAGAAGAATTAGCGTTACATTCAGCTTTTCTAGATGGAATTTATTATTGTCCACACAAGCCTGATGATGGTTGCGAATGCCAGAAACCAAACATCGGGTTACTATTAAATGCAGAAGATGACCACAATTTACTACTTAAAGATTGTTATGTTGTCGGTGATACTGGTGGTTCTGATATGCTTGCTGGACACAAAGCAGGTACTAAAAATGTATTGGTTAAAACGGGATGGGGAGAAGGGTCACTATCGTCATTTCGTCATCAATGGGAAGAGGTTGAACCCGACTTTATAGCCGACGATATTCTTGACGCTGTTAATTGGATATTACAAGATATTGGGCAATAA
- a CDS encoding VOC family protein, translating to MSEKLLRVGTIYIPVTNVKNSYEWYVNKLGAELSYKDEDKAILNFANQSIFLVKSKESQSSNFYDCYGIERFSITFEVNGLTALEAIHRDFTDKEIRAGEIENRGHSGRNFVFFDLDGNKFDVWSELSPLFKEKYLITQ from the coding sequence ATGAGCGAAAAGCTGCTAAGGGTAGGAACTATTTATATTCCGGTAACTAATGTGAAAAATTCTTATGAATGGTATGTAAACAAATTGGGGGCAGAGTTAAGCTATAAAGACGAAGACAAAGCAATTCTTAATTTTGCAAACCAAAGTATTTTTCTTGTTAAATCTAAAGAAAGTCAAAGTTCTAACTTCTATGATTGTTATGGAATAGAACGTTTTTCTATAACATTTGAAGTTAATGGACTAACTGCATTAGAGGCAATTCATAGAGATTTTACCGATAAAGAAATAAGAGCTGGAGAAATTGAAAACAGAGGACACTCTGGTAGGAACTTTGTTTTCTTTGATTTAGATGGTAATAAATTTGATGTGTGGAGTGAATTAAGTCCACTTTTCAAAGAAAAATATCTTATCACGCAATAG